One genomic segment of Sanyastnella coralliicola includes these proteins:
- a CDS encoding four helix bundle protein, protein MNESNWERLLVWQKSMMIAKDCYHIIMPIKEAKDFGFHQHLIKTMVSVSSNIAEGAASGSPAGFHKHLNHATGSAAELSTQLDLTVQFGYTSAEKVERVKEEIKVLIKQLNALKASLRRRHNLSQKW, encoded by the coding sequence ATGAATGAAAGTAACTGGGAGCGTTTGTTGGTGTGGCAGAAGTCAATGATGATAGCCAAAGACTGCTATCATATCATTATGCCAATCAAGGAGGCCAAGGACTTTGGGTTTCACCAACACCTAATTAAAACCATGGTTTCTGTGAGTTCGAATATCGCAGAAGGAGCAGCAAGTGGCAGTCCGGCTGGATTTCATAAACATCTGAACCATGCAACGGGGTCAGCTGCAGAATTATCAACCCAACTCGATCTGACAGTTCAATTTGGATATACTTCAGCAGAAAAGGTAGAAAGAGTCAAGGAAGAAATCAAAGTGCTTATCAAGCAATTGAATGCTCTAAAAGCCAGCCTCAGAAGACGCCACAACCTAAGTCAAAAGTGGTAA
- the cmk gene encoding (d)CMP kinase: protein MRKKINIAIDGYSSCGKSTLAKSIAKELNYIYIDTGAMYRAMTLFALKSHLIRNDELNVDKLKAMIDSAYITFKYNTDTKRSETHLNGKNVEKEIRSMQVSKFVSPVAAIPEVRMKLVKLQQRMAEVRGVVMDGRDIGTVVLPDAEVKFFMTADPEVRAQRRFNELKNNGLEVTYEEVLENVKQRDQIDSTRSTDPLRQAEDAVVVDNSNLTMDEQFVFAMNHVNKVLAVPS, encoded by the coding sequence GTGAGAAAGAAGATTAACATCGCTATTGATGGTTATTCATCATGTGGTAAAAGCACCTTAGCCAAGTCCATCGCAAAGGAACTCAACTATATCTACATAGATACAGGTGCGATGTATCGCGCGATGACACTCTTCGCACTGAAAAGTCATCTCATTCGCAACGATGAACTCAATGTCGACAAGCTAAAAGCAATGATCGACAGCGCGTACATCACTTTCAAGTACAATACCGACACTAAGCGATCAGAAACTCATCTTAACGGTAAGAACGTCGAGAAGGAGATCAGATCTATGCAGGTTTCGAAATTCGTTAGTCCGGTCGCTGCCATTCCTGAAGTACGCATGAAGCTTGTAAAACTTCAACAGCGTATGGCAGAAGTACGCGGTGTTGTGATGGATGGCCGAGATATCGGGACCGTAGTACTCCCTGACGCAGAGGTGAAGTTCTTCATGACTGCTGACCCAGAAGTACGCGCTCAACGCCGTTTCAACGAACTCAAAAACAACGGACTCGAAGTCACTTACGAAGAAGTCCTAGAGAACGTCAAGCAACGCGATCAAATTGACTCAACTCGCTCAACTGACCCACTCCGCCAAGCCGAAGATGCCGTGGTAGTTGACAACTCGAATCTTACCATGGATGAGCAGTTTGTGTTTGCGATGAATCATGTGAATAAGGTGTTGGCTGTTCCGTCTTGA
- the porQ gene encoding type IX secretion system protein PorQ, translating to MKRLSIILMLAMAPVALLAQLGGQSVFNSLDIPASARVAAMGGALPAIADGDLNLALYNPSLLDSTTHQSTSLSYVNYFSNINLGFASYAHHLDSTDITLAGHIQYVDYGNFTARDANGLDVGSFRAGDYALVLGAAKPIDSLFTAGVNLKFIYSNLESYDAWGVALDGGVTYINPKRNLTASLVVRNLGLQLDGYRDGVRDTLPVNFQIGISKRLKHAPFRFSVVFDQLQRWDLTTPEDNVVVVDPITGEIIEDNNFEFGDKLMRHVIFGTEFLLGDNFKINFGYNYRRRQELKLEDRPGTAGLSWGLGFRIKKFSLSYGRAIYHFAGPSNHFTITTRLTDW from the coding sequence GTGAAGAGACTCTCTATCATACTCATGCTGGCCATGGCGCCAGTGGCCTTGCTCGCTCAATTGGGCGGACAAAGCGTCTTCAATTCCCTTGACATTCCTGCTTCTGCTCGTGTAGCAGCCATGGGAGGTGCGCTTCCTGCGATCGCAGATGGAGACCTGAATCTTGCGTTATACAATCCGTCATTGCTCGATTCAACGACGCATCAATCTACCTCGTTGAGTTATGTGAACTACTTCAGCAACATCAATTTGGGATTCGCATCCTATGCGCACCATTTGGATAGCACTGACATCACACTCGCCGGACATATCCAGTATGTAGACTACGGGAACTTCACCGCTCGCGATGCTAACGGACTTGATGTCGGAAGCTTTCGAGCTGGAGACTACGCCTTGGTTTTAGGTGCAGCGAAGCCTATTGATTCGCTCTTCACCGCAGGGGTTAACCTGAAGTTCATCTACAGCAACCTTGAAAGCTATGATGCCTGGGGCGTTGCTTTAGACGGAGGTGTTACCTACATCAATCCAAAGCGCAACTTGACCGCTTCATTGGTAGTGCGCAACCTCGGACTTCAACTTGATGGTTATAGAGATGGAGTGCGTGACACGCTTCCAGTGAACTTCCAGATCGGAATTAGCAAACGCTTAAAGCACGCACCATTCCGATTCTCGGTAGTATTTGACCAACTCCAGCGTTGGGACCTGACTACTCCAGAAGACAACGTAGTGGTAGTAGACCCGATTACAGGAGAGATAATTGAAGACAACAACTTCGAATTTGGCGACAAATTGATGCGCCACGTGATCTTCGGAACAGAGTTCCTTTTAGGAGACAACTTCAAGATCAATTTCGGTTACAATTATCGACGAAGGCAAGAACTCAAACTTGAAGACCGACCGGGAACAGCAGGACTTTCATGGGGGCTTGGATTCAGAATTAAGAAGTTCTCTCTGAGCTACGGTCGAGCGATCTATCACTTCGCTGGTCCTTCGAATCATTTCACAATCACCACTAGGCTTACAGACTGGTAA
- the lon gene encoding endopeptidase La, with translation MTEMKFNNDIEFALSDMQDHDFIPLISQEDEEAMHREKAPEEIPLLPLRNTVLFPGVVIPITVGRDRSIRLINEAHKKDKIIGVVAQKDAQIEEPNREDLHQVGTVASIVKMLKMPDGSTTVIIQGKKRFEWTEMIQEQPFFKAKITEFDEAKSGADEKEKAALHDSLKELALKIINISPNIPTEAGFAIKNIESLSFLVNFISSNMSVDVTEKQKLLEMTDLKERAERALELLNKELQMLELKNDIQSKVKVDIDKQQREYFLHQQMKQIQEELGNNPVAEEIADKKKRAAEKKWNEEIEGVFLKELKKLERMNPQSAEFSVQTNYVDMLLDLPWEEYSEDNFDLKHAQEILDRDHYGLEKVKERIIEHLAVLKIKGDLKAPIICLYGPPGVGKTSLGKSVAEALGRKYVRMSLGGLRDEAEIRGHRKTYIGAMPGRIIQNLKKIGTSNPLFVLDEIDKLTRDMHGDPSSALLEVLDPEQNSTFYDNYLEVDYDLSKVMFVATCNNLSTIQPALRDRMEIIEVTGYTVEEKVEIARRHLIPKHLKETGLDESHISFSQEALEQVVEAYTNESGVRGLEKRIGKIVRNRAKEIALEEKFDTEVRTEHLHKILGASREKDKYKDNEHAGVVTGLAWTPTGGDILFIETSLTKGKGKLTLTGNLGEVMKESAMLAMEYLKAHSEHLGMEQEVFDKWNVHIHVPQGAIPKDGPSAGITILTALASAFTQKKVKKYLAMTGEITLRGQVLPVGGIKEKILAAKRAGIKEIILSERNQKDIEEINERYLKGLKFHYVKEMIDVIDKALLKEKVVNPLKVA, from the coding sequence ATGACCGAAATGAAATTCAACAACGATATAGAATTCGCCTTGTCTGATATGCAAGATCATGACTTCATTCCTTTGATCTCGCAAGAAGACGAAGAGGCGATGCACCGCGAAAAGGCCCCAGAAGAGATTCCTCTTCTCCCCCTTCGCAACACAGTTCTCTTTCCTGGTGTCGTCATTCCAATCACTGTAGGCCGAGATCGGTCTATTCGTTTGATCAATGAAGCCCATAAGAAAGACAAGATCATCGGTGTGGTGGCACAGAAAGATGCACAGATCGAGGAGCCGAATCGAGAAGACCTTCACCAAGTAGGGACGGTAGCTAGCATAGTGAAAATGCTAAAGATGCCTGATGGAAGTACAACGGTTATCATTCAAGGAAAGAAGCGATTCGAGTGGACTGAAATGATCCAAGAGCAGCCGTTCTTCAAAGCCAAGATTACAGAGTTCGACGAAGCCAAATCAGGCGCTGACGAAAAGGAAAAGGCCGCGCTACACGATAGTTTGAAAGAGCTCGCGCTGAAGATCATCAACATTTCTCCGAACATCCCGACCGAAGCCGGTTTTGCGATCAAAAACATCGAAAGCCTCTCCTTCCTAGTGAACTTCATCTCTTCTAACATGAGTGTTGATGTCACTGAAAAGCAGAAGTTGCTTGAGATGACCGATCTGAAAGAACGTGCTGAGCGCGCGTTGGAGTTGCTGAACAAGGAGCTTCAAATGCTTGAGTTGAAAAACGACATTCAGTCGAAAGTGAAAGTCGATATCGACAAGCAGCAGCGAGAGTACTTCTTGCATCAGCAGATGAAGCAGATCCAGGAAGAACTTGGAAACAACCCTGTAGCCGAAGAGATTGCAGACAAGAAGAAACGCGCCGCTGAAAAGAAGTGGAACGAAGAAATAGAAGGCGTGTTCTTGAAAGAGCTCAAGAAGCTGGAACGCATGAATCCTCAGAGTGCGGAGTTCTCAGTTCAGACGAACTACGTTGACATGCTACTTGACCTTCCTTGGGAAGAGTATTCTGAAGACAACTTCGACCTGAAGCACGCGCAAGAAATCCTTGACCGTGATCACTACGGACTAGAAAAGGTAAAAGAGCGCATCATCGAGCACTTGGCCGTGTTGAAGATCAAAGGTGACCTCAAAGCACCTATCATTTGTCTGTACGGACCTCCCGGAGTTGGTAAAACTAGTCTTGGAAAAAGTGTGGCAGAAGCCCTCGGTCGTAAATACGTCCGCATGAGTCTGGGTGGTTTACGTGACGAAGCAGAAATCCGCGGACACCGTAAGACTTACATCGGAGCGATGCCTGGTCGGATCATTCAAAACCTGAAGAAGATTGGCACTTCGAATCCACTCTTCGTGTTGGATGAGATTGACAAGCTTACCCGCGATATGCACGGTGATCCGTCATCGGCACTTTTGGAGGTACTTGATCCTGAACAAAACAGCACCTTCTACGACAACTACTTGGAGGTCGATTACGACCTCAGCAAAGTGATGTTCGTTGCAACGTGTAACAACCTTTCTACCATTCAACCGGCCCTTCGCGATCGTATGGAGATCATCGAAGTCACGGGATATACGGTGGAAGAGAAAGTTGAAATTGCTCGTCGTCACCTCATCCCTAAACACCTGAAGGAAACCGGACTTGATGAAAGCCACATCTCCTTCTCTCAGGAAGCACTCGAACAAGTAGTTGAAGCATACACCAACGAAAGTGGTGTTCGTGGACTGGAAAAACGTATTGGGAAGATCGTTCGTAACCGAGCAAAGGAAATTGCCCTTGAAGAAAAGTTCGATACCGAAGTTCGTACGGAACATCTCCACAAAATCTTGGGTGCTAGTCGTGAAAAAGACAAGTACAAAGACAACGAGCACGCAGGTGTTGTCACAGGATTAGCCTGGACACCCACTGGTGGCGACATTCTATTCATTGAGACTTCTCTCACCAAAGGAAAGGGGAAACTCACGCTCACAGGAAACCTCGGAGAAGTCATGAAGGAGTCTGCCATGCTGGCCATGGAATACTTGAAGGCGCATTCAGAACATCTAGGAATGGAACAAGAAGTCTTCGACAAATGGAACGTACACATTCACGTCCCACAAGGCGCCATTCCAAAGGATGGTCCTTCAGCAGGTATTACGATTCTTACTGCCTTGGCGTCGGCCTTCACTCAAAAGAAAGTGAAGAAATACCTCGCCATGACGGGTGAAATCACCTTGCGAGGGCAAGTTCTTCCCGTCGGTGGAATCAAAGAAAAGATTCTCGCGGCAAAACGTGCAGGAATCAAAGAGATCATCCTCTCAGAACGCAACCAAAAAGATATTGAGGAAATCAATGAGCGTTACTTGAAAGGATTGAAATTCCACTACGTGAAGGAGATGATTGATGTGATTGACAAAGCCCTGCTTAAAGAGAAAGTGGTGAATCCACTGAAGGTAGCATAA
- a CDS encoding GlmU family protein, whose product MHTILFDDHLAPRFRPLTLTRPIGDLRIGINTMAEQWEDILSSKVGFHTNAALQGLFSLNASAENLLINARVLPNFGLRKTLNDLEADQCLVQGDTVIALRLSEEQLQSWSPADGVPTSHSAIAIEEGIEIIEQIPDLFAKNHIAIQEDFKRASYGRVSAALDPTSMIIGDPALVFIEEGATVEGAWLNTTDGPIYIGADAHVMEGSVLRGPIAICDHATVKAGSKIYGATTIGPWCKVGGEISNSIFHSYSNKGHDGFVGNSVIGQWCNFGADTNTSNLKNNYGPVKVWNYANKQFESTGLTFCGLIMGDHSKCGINTMFNTGTVVGVSANIYGGDFPPKFIPSFSWGGSDGFQTYDFDKAMETATRMMARRKVDLTPEDVTLLRSIFDNSATFRG is encoded by the coding sequence ATGCATACTATACTCTTTGATGACCATCTTGCACCTCGATTTCGACCGCTTACACTGACTCGACCAATTGGGGACCTTCGCATTGGTATCAACACCATGGCAGAACAATGGGAAGATATATTGTCATCTAAGGTGGGTTTTCACACAAATGCTGCGCTTCAAGGCCTGTTTTCTTTAAACGCTAGCGCGGAAAATCTGTTAATCAACGCTCGCGTTCTCCCGAACTTCGGATTACGAAAAACGCTCAACGATCTGGAAGCAGATCAATGCCTCGTTCAAGGAGACACCGTCATCGCTTTGCGACTCTCGGAGGAACAGCTACAATCATGGTCGCCAGCCGATGGTGTGCCAACAAGCCATTCCGCGATAGCGATAGAAGAAGGAATAGAGATCATAGAACAGATTCCTGACCTATTTGCAAAGAACCATATCGCCATTCAAGAAGATTTCAAACGCGCTTCTTACGGTAGAGTCTCTGCCGCACTCGATCCAACCTCAATGATTATTGGCGATCCGGCACTCGTATTCATTGAAGAAGGAGCAACGGTAGAAGGCGCATGGCTAAATACCACTGATGGTCCTATTTACATTGGCGCTGATGCCCATGTGATGGAAGGCAGCGTGCTGCGCGGACCCATCGCGATCTGCGATCATGCCACCGTAAAAGCAGGATCAAAAATATACGGCGCAACGACCATTGGTCCTTGGTGTAAAGTGGGTGGAGAGATCTCAAACAGCATCTTCCACAGCTACTCGAATAAGGGACATGATGGTTTTGTAGGCAATTCAGTTATTGGACAATGGTGCAACTTCGGTGCAGATACGAATACATCCAATCTGAAGAACAACTACGGACCAGTCAAGGTCTGGAATTACGCCAACAAACAATTTGAGTCGACCGGATTAACCTTTTGCGGACTCATCATGGGTGACCATAGCAAATGTGGAATTAATACCATGTTTAATACGGGTACGGTCGTTGGTGTGAGCGCTAACATCTATGGCGGAGACTTCCCTCCGAAGTTTATCCCCTCGTTCTCATGGGGAGGAAGTGATGGTTTCCAGACCTACGACTTCGATAAGGCCATGGAAACAGCTACACGAATGATGGCAAGACGAAAGGTCGATCTCACTCCAGAAGATGTGACACTTCTTCGGTCGATTTTTGACAATTCCGCCACATTCCGAGGGTAA
- a CDS encoding MerR family transcriptional regulator encodes MQEFSIKDLESFTGIKAGTIRIWEQRYGILEPKRTSTNIRYYTDKDLKKLLNVSVLAELGYKISRIADMPEQEMQKIIREANNVDTKEQHYLNMLKISMLNYDEELFYSVANSYIEENGVEATFVKLFMPFMTQVGILWLTSAICPAQEHFISNLIRQKIFSLIDGMEGRYDVPDKLFIMYLPTGEIHDISLLLIHYMAKARGFRSIFLGQSVPFEDLVQVVKKYAGATFVSYSTTSPSTKHVKQYLDRIEREFAQYDCTFHLAGRTLSEVESESDSFIKVYKNGQELIRSIFA; translated from the coding sequence ATGCAAGAATTTTCGATTAAAGATCTCGAGTCTTTCACCGGGATCAAGGCGGGTACTATTCGTATTTGGGAGCAGCGGTATGGCATTCTCGAACCAAAGCGCACGTCTACAAATATTCGATACTATACAGACAAAGATCTCAAGAAGTTGTTGAACGTTAGCGTTCTTGCAGAGCTTGGGTATAAGATATCGCGCATTGCTGACATGCCTGAGCAGGAGATGCAGAAGATTATTCGTGAAGCGAATAATGTCGATACCAAAGAACAGCACTATTTAAACATGCTAAAGATCTCGATGCTGAATTACGACGAAGAGTTGTTCTACAGCGTTGCGAACAGTTATATTGAGGAGAATGGAGTAGAAGCAACATTTGTGAAGCTTTTCATGCCATTTATGACTCAGGTGGGCATTCTTTGGCTCACGAGTGCTATTTGTCCTGCGCAAGAGCATTTCATCTCAAACCTCATTCGTCAAAAGATTTTTTCGCTCATTGACGGCATGGAAGGAAGGTACGATGTGCCTGATAAGCTCTTTATCATGTACCTGCCAACAGGTGAGATCCATGACATCAGCCTCTTGTTGATTCATTACATGGCGAAAGCACGTGGCTTCCGCAGCATTTTCCTAGGACAAAGTGTTCCGTTCGAAGACCTTGTGCAGGTAGTAAAGAAATATGCCGGAGCGACTTTTGTATCATATTCTACAACTTCACCTTCAACAAAACACGTGAAGCAGTATTTAGACCGCATTGAACGTGAGTTTGCCCAGTATGACTGCACTTTCCACCTAGCAGGGCGTACATTAAGTGAAGTTGAATCTGAGAGCGATAGCTTCATTAAGGTATACAAGAATGGGCAGGAGCTCATTCGCTCAATCTTCGCGTAA
- a CDS encoding RNA polymerase sigma factor: protein MSTVEFNNLLISHREFLRGFAFSFTRNSEDADDLIQDTFVKALRYKNNFKEGTNIKGWLFTIMRNIFINNYKRKKFQNTITDSTDNNYFINASQDYSFDSVTTQINEKDIRGAITSLNKEFRVPFTMFVEGYHYDEIADTLGIPMGTVKSRIFHARKKLGAKLEDYRR from the coding sequence ATGTCCACGGTAGAATTCAATAACTTACTTATCAGCCACAGAGAGTTTCTTCGTGGCTTCGCATTCAGTTTCACGCGTAACTCAGAAGACGCGGACGATCTGATCCAAGACACTTTTGTTAAAGCCCTTCGTTACAAGAACAACTTTAAGGAAGGGACGAATATCAAAGGATGGTTGTTTACCATCATGCGCAACATCTTCATCAATAATTATAAGCGTAAGAAGTTTCAGAACACCATTACTGATTCAACAGACAACAATTACTTCATCAATGCGTCACAGGATTACAGCTTTGACTCTGTAACAACGCAGATTAATGAAAAAGACATTCGCGGAGCAATCACGTCACTCAATAAAGAGTTTCGTGTGCCATTCACTATGTTCGTGGAGGGTTACCACTACGACGAAATCGCCGATACGCTCGGTATCCCAATGGGAACAGTGAAGAGCCGTATTTTCCATGCTCGTAAGAAGCTTGGGGCGAAACTGGAAGATTACCGTCGCTAA
- a CDS encoding class I SAM-dependent methyltransferase encodes MNTIFGVQNEQKVDLFGQSFLEFLAKGESDAISVKIDGEEQDPLDPGYFFRSTEQMPQLELIALDLCEGSTLDVGAAAGCHSLVLQQNGLNVSSLEISQGGCEVMKERGLKEVIHADFFSHKGSQFDTILLLMNGFGMGQNVEGTIRMLQHAKTLMKPGAQILGDTSDISYLKDVPENYDEEIKKEKPSPLLLNNYYGNVHFELEWKELRSNFDWIYPDPDLLEYCSQKAGLAFDLIAEGPHYDYLVRLSN; translated from the coding sequence GTGAATACTATTTTTGGGGTCCAAAACGAGCAAAAAGTGGACTTATTCGGCCAGTCATTTCTTGAGTTCCTAGCCAAGGGAGAAAGTGATGCGATTTCAGTAAAAATTGATGGAGAGGAACAAGATCCTCTTGATCCAGGCTATTTCTTTCGCTCAACAGAGCAAATGCCGCAGTTAGAATTGATCGCGCTTGACCTGTGCGAAGGAAGCACGTTGGACGTCGGAGCGGCGGCTGGATGTCATTCGCTTGTACTTCAACAAAACGGACTCAATGTCAGTTCCTTAGAGATTTCTCAAGGAGGTTGTGAAGTCATGAAAGAGCGTGGGTTGAAAGAGGTGATTCACGCTGATTTTTTTAGCCACAAGGGAAGCCAATTTGACACCATTCTGCTATTGATGAACGGCTTCGGAATGGGGCAAAATGTGGAAGGCACGATTCGAATGCTTCAACATGCCAAAACCTTGATGAAGCCAGGAGCTCAAATCTTAGGAGACACTTCTGACATCTCCTATTTGAAAGATGTTCCAGAGAATTATGATGAGGAAATAAAAAAGGAGAAGCCTTCGCCTCTCCTTCTCAATAACTATTACGGAAATGTTCACTTTGAACTGGAATGGAAGGAACTCCGAAGCAACTTTGATTGGATCTATCCTGACCCTGATTTGCTCGAATATTGTTCCCAGAAGGCTGGTCTAGCCTTTGACCTGATAGCCGAAGGTCCACACTATGACTACCTGGTTCGCTTATCTAATTAG